The Prevotella melaninogenica ATCC 25845 genome includes a window with the following:
- a CDS encoding aminotransferase class I/II-fold pyridoxal phosphate-dependent enzyme, translating into MNKNIISLKDFEITPNENVIERSQNFQSYIDQMNQFGCKSYWVMARTGVGAKMQIEGYDGEVSAYISNDYLGMSQRTETKEAGINAVLKYGTGASAAQAIGGYLDIHQQLEQGIAKFVGQEDAILFSSGFGANAGLLRAILGKNDIAYIDSYIHTSATSGLIGTNVKHIGHNDIDYLDMILERETGKYQTRLVIIDGVYSQNGDLSKLPQYIAVCKKHNCLLMMDDAHGIGVMGENGRGTAEYYNCLGQVDIITGTFSKSFGCVGGFVAASEKLIQYLRYYADSNVFSAAMTPQVAASSLKALELIQTQPEIRKKLWTNVNYLRKRLTEEGFDIGCSVSAIFPIMVRDNKKVYEIARELQKRCIFVSGITYPAVRTKEARLRVSVLASHEIEQLEQLVTALLEIRKSIPF; encoded by the coding sequence ATGAATAAAAACATTATTTCATTGAAGGATTTCGAGATTACTCCCAACGAGAATGTTATCGAACGTAGCCAAAACTTCCAGAGTTATATTGACCAAATGAATCAGTTCGGCTGCAAGAGTTATTGGGTCATGGCAAGAACAGGCGTTGGAGCAAAAATGCAGATAGAGGGCTATGATGGTGAAGTTTCCGCATACATTTCCAATGATTACCTTGGTATGTCGCAAAGGACTGAGACCAAGGAGGCTGGCATAAATGCCGTCCTGAAATACGGTACAGGGGCAAGTGCCGCTCAAGCCATAGGAGGCTATTTAGACATCCATCAGCAGTTGGAACAAGGCATTGCAAAGTTCGTTGGTCAGGAAGATGCAATTCTCTTCTCATCTGGATTTGGTGCCAATGCAGGTTTACTCCGTGCTATATTGGGAAAAAATGACATAGCCTACATTGATTCGTATATCCATACCAGTGCCACAAGTGGTTTAATTGGAACCAATGTAAAGCATATAGGACACAACGATATTGACTATCTTGACATGATCCTTGAACGGGAAACGGGAAAATATCAGACTCGATTGGTCATCATCGATGGGGTCTATTCCCAGAATGGAGATTTATCAAAACTTCCTCAATACATTGCGGTCTGCAAGAAACACAATTGTCTTCTTATGATGGATGACGCTCACGGCATTGGAGTTATGGGAGAAAACGGCAGAGGAACAGCCGAATATTATAATTGCTTGGGACAAGTAGATATTATTACAGGAACTTTCAGTAAGTCTTTCGGATGTGTCGGTGGTTTTGTTGCCGCGTCAGAAAAACTGATTCAGTATCTGAGATATTATGCTGACAGTAATGTCTTTTCCGCAGCAATGACTCCACAGGTTGCAGCATCTTCCCTAAAGGCACTGGAACTCATACAGACACAACCAGAGATTCGCAAGAAGTTGTGGACTAATGTCAATTATCTGCGCAAACGACTGACAGAGGAAGGCTTTGATATAGGCTGCTCTGTATCAGCCATATTTCCTATTATGGTAAGAGATAATAAAAAAGTATATGAAATAGCACGTGAATTACAAAAAAGATGTATCTTTGTAAGCGGTATCACATATCCTGCGGTAAGAACCAAAGAAGCACGGCTTAGAGTTAGTGTATTGGCTTCTCACGAGATAGAACAGTTAGAGCAATTAGTGACTGCTCTTTTGGAAATCAGAAAATCAATTCCTTTTTAG
- a CDS encoding TetR/AcrR family transcriptional regulator, whose translation MAEEENKPKRYRRTNVDIQADIIKAAESLIKKKGFASMLVTELIKKARIEPLVFYNRYDNLSEFYDEFVKRYDYWFKDVLTGIQFPTDSELGYISIFKDVQKALQDKSVMLELLRWEIAEGNETTVRTAMLREMHTLPLVNIYEEKLKDTGIDIAAISSLIIGGIYYLNLHRERSKFSDIDLNTEQGRKRIENALEELGHMIFHNHEVNNYKKVVAERMKENGISDEIIKKCLD comes from the coding sequence ATGGCAGAAGAAGAAAATAAACCTAAAAGATACAGAAGGACAAACGTCGATATACAGGCAGACATTATCAAGGCAGCAGAAAGTCTGATTAAGAAAAAAGGCTTTGCATCAATGTTGGTGACAGAACTCATCAAAAAAGCCAGAATAGAGCCGCTTGTGTTCTATAACAGATATGACAATCTTAGCGAATTTTATGATGAATTCGTTAAGAGGTATGACTATTGGTTTAAGGATGTGCTCACTGGTATTCAATTTCCTACAGATTCAGAATTGGGTTATATCAGTATTTTCAAGGATGTACAGAAAGCACTTCAAGATAAATCAGTGATGTTGGAACTATTACGCTGGGAGATTGCTGAAGGAAATGAGACCACAGTCCGTACGGCCATGCTCAGAGAAATGCACACTTTACCTCTTGTCAATATCTATGAAGAGAAACTCAAGGACACTGGTATTGATATAGCCGCCATATCATCCCTGATAATCGGTGGCATTTATTACCTCAACCTTCACAGAGAGCGTTCTAAATTCTCAGACATTGACTTGAATACGGAACAAGGCAGAAAGCGTATAGAAAATGCTTTAGAGGAACTTGGACACATGATATTCCACAACCATGAAGTAAATAATTATAAAAAAGTAGTTGCTGAAAGAATGAAAGAAAATGGCATCAGCGATGAAATCATAAAAAAGTGTTTGGATTAA